Proteins found in one Sorghum bicolor cultivar BTx623 chromosome 1, Sorghum_bicolor_NCBIv3, whole genome shotgun sequence genomic segment:
- the LOC8064527 gene encoding nucleolar protein 14 isoform X2 — protein MAKTKPMAAAAAGEKKKSKGKKKGKNGPAKVAMKARGAAAEERSNPFEAIWSRRKFDVLGKKRKGEERRVSRSRSEAIRKRENTLLKEFMESGKSSVFHDRRIGERDDALPEFDKAILRQQRERLAKLKRESKYNLSDDDEDEINVHNMLSEKDDFDEEVPLDDGSDEEGKMVLSKKRLSLQSDDHPSVTDLPQETHGQKSKKEVMSEIISKSKFYKAQRAKEREEDEHLVDKLDSDFASLAQTQALLSLTDSAKVKVNKNDSSAGLTGKEIFNKLKADTYEKLVKEMVMDQRARPSDRTKTPEEIAQEEKERLEKLEEERQKRMLGTADSSDEDDDNEDDKHMKLGNSKPISGDDLGDSFSLDESIGKKKGWVDEIYEREGRKIGDDAAASDDGESDDENASDDGADDEEDSEEDSSDNDFGNMSARDWEQSDDDEVDVGDDEMEDFKEKEQEINGKVVEKVAHNLKGESDVKPQVKDGSIPFVIDAPNDLKDLSSLLDGRSEAEIVEIISRIRTCNSIRLAAENRRKMQVFYGVLLQYFATLATQSPVKFRIIDTLVKPLIEMSGETPYFAAICARERLIHTRTRLCEDIKVPGKSSWPNLKTLLLLRLWSLIFPCSDFRHVVATPLLLLMCEYLMRCPIQSGRDVAVGSFLCSMVLVVTKESKKFCPEAVGFLQSLLVTSLKGKVGTHLHNQINDQFMELKTLKPWLSIHDQVHEVNPVNILEIVGMDPDAPYFSSDNFKAGVLLSVVECLRGFVIIHEGLCSFPEIFLPISSLLQEILERSELPDSLQDIFHEIIDLVKKISDEHHASREPLRMRKKKPEPIKQLNPKFEENYIKGLDYDPDRERAQMKKLRKRVKSEMKGAKRELQKDNYFLSAVKEKERMKRDEERAEMYGKAMAFLQEQESAFKSGQLGKGKGRKRRR, from the exons ATGGCGAAGACGAAgcccatggcggcggcggcggcgggcgagaagaagaagagcaAAGGAAAGAAGAAGGGCAAGAACGGCCCGGCCAAGGTGGCCATGAAGGctcgcggcgcggcggcggaggagcggAGCAACCCGTTCGAGGCCATCTGGTCGCGCCGCAAGTTCGACGTGCTCGGCAAGAAGCGCAAGGGCGAGGAGCGGCGCGTATCGCGCTCCCGCTCCGAGGCCATCCGCAAG AGGGAGAACACGCTGCTCAAGGAGTTCATGGAGAGCGGCAAGTCGTCCGTGTTCCACGACCGGCGTATCGGCGAGAGGGACGACGCTCTGCCCGAGTTCGACAAGGCCATCCTTCGCCAGCAACGTGAGCGCTTG GCCAAGTTGAAACGAGAAAGCAAGTACAATCTATCTGATGACGATGAAGACGAAATCAATGTTCATAACATGCTCTCGGAAAAGGATGATTTTGATGAAGAGGTGCCTCTAGATGATGGGAGCGACGAGGAAG GTAAAATGGTCCTTTCAAAGAAGCGCTTATCTCTCCAAAGTGATGACCATCCTTCAGTGACTGATCTGCCCCAAGAAACACAT GGGCAGAAGagcaagaaggaagttatgtcGGAGATCATTTCAAAGAGTAAATTTTATAAG GCCCAAAGAGCCAAGGAGAGGGAAGAGGATGAACATCTTGTGGACAAGTTAGACAGTGATTTTGCATCATTGGCCCAGACACAGGCGTTATTGTCCTTAACTGATTCAGCTAAGGTCAAGGTGAATAAAAATGATTCAAGTGCTGGCTTGACGGGGAAGGAGATTTTTAACAAG TTGAAGGCAGATACATATGAAAAACTGGTGAAAGAAATGGTGATGGATCAACGTGCTCGGCCTTCTGATAGAACTAAAACCCCAGAGGAAATAGCACAAGAAGAGAAAGAACGTCTTGAGAAGTTGGAG GAGGAACGCCAAAAAAGAATGCTTGGAACTGCTGATTCATCTGATGAGGACGATGACAACGAGGACGATAAGCACATGAAGCTAGGTAACTCAAAACCTATATCTGGAGATGATCTTGGTGATTCCTTCTCTTTGGATGAGTCAATAGGAAAGAAAAAGGGATGGGTTGATGAAATTTATGAAAGGGAAGGTAGAAAGATTGGTGATGATGCAGCAGCATCCGATGATGGAGAAAGCGATGATGAAAATGCTAGTGATGATGGggctgatgatgaagaagattcTGAAGAAGACTCCAGTGACAATGACTTTGGTAATATGTCTGCTAGAGATTGGGAacaaagtgatgatgatgaggttgaTGTAGGAGATGATGAAATGGAGGATTTCAAAGAGAAAGAACAAGAGATCAATGGCAAAGTGGTGGAAAAAGTTGCACACAATTTGAAAGGAGAATCTGATGTGAAACCACAGGTCAAGGATGGCAGTATTCCTTTTGTTATTGATGCACCAAATGACCTGAAAGATCTATCCTCTTTGCTAGATGGTCGTTCAGAAGCCGAAATAGTTGAGATTATTAGTCGTATACGCACTTGCAATTCAATAAGGCTTGCAGCTGAAAACCGAAGGAAAATGCAA GTTTTCTATGGTGTTCTTCTGCAGTACTTTGCAACTTTAGCTACCCAAAGTCCAGTGAAGTTCAGAATAATTGACACACTTGTTAAGCCTTTAATTGAGATGAGTGGAGAAACTCCATATTTTGCTGCCATCTGTGCAAGAGAACGACTTATTCATACACGTACCCGTCTATGCGAAGATATTAAGGTTCCAG GAAAGAGCAGCTGGCCAAATTTGAAGACATTACTTCTGCTGAGATTATGGTCTCTTATTTTTCCGTGCTCCGACTTCCGCCATGTTGTTGCAACTCCATTGCTTCTACTTATGTGCGAATATCTGATGCGGTGCCCTATACAATCTGGTCGAGATGTTGCTGTTGGTTCTTTCTTGTGTTCAATGGTGCTTGTG GTTACTAAAGAATCTAAAAAGTTCTGTCCTGAAGCAGTTGGCTTTCTGCAATCTCTTTTGGTAACATCTCTTAAAGGAAAAGTGGGAACTCATCTGCACAATCAG ATTAATGATCAATTTATGGAGCTCAAGACTTTAAAACCATGGCTCAGTATCCATGATCAAGTGCATGAGGTGAATCCAGTGAATATCCTAGAAATAGTTGGCATGGATCCTGACGCCCCTTATTTCTCATCTGATAACTTTAA GGCTGGTGTACTTTTATCTGTGGTAGAATGTTTAAGAGGTTTTGTTATTATACATGAAGGGCTATGCTCTTTCCCAGAAATCTTCCTTCCAATATCCTCTTTGCTGCAAGAAATTTTGGAGAGATCTGAGTTGCCTGACTCGTTACAAGACATTTTCCATGAAATCATTGACTTGGTTAAAAAGATTAGTGATGAACACCATGCTTCAAGAGAGCCCCTCCGAATGCGGAAGAAGAAGCCCGAaccaatcaagcaattgaatccAAAGTTCGAAGAGAA CTACATCAAGGGTCTTGATTATGATCCTGACCGAGAAAGGGCACAAATGAAAAAACTGAGGAAGCGTGTCAAGAGTGAGATGAAGGGGGCGAAGCGTGAGCTGCAAAAAGATAATTATTTCCTGTCTGCTGTGAAGGAGAAAGAGAGGATGAAGCGAGATGAAGAGAGAGCTGAGATGTATGGAAAAGCCATGGCGTTCCTTCAAGAACAGGAAAGTGCTTTCAAATCTGGACAACTGGGGAAAGGAAAGGGCAGGAAAAGGAGGCGTTGA
- the LOC8064527 gene encoding nucleolar protein 14 isoform X1 translates to MAKTKPMAAAAAGEKKKSKGKKKGKNGPAKVAMKARGAAAEERSNPFEAIWSRRKFDVLGKKRKGEERRVSRSRSEAIRKRENTLLKEFMESGKSSVFHDRRIGERDDALPEFDKAILRQQRERLAKLKRESKYNLSDDDEDEINVHNMLSEKDDFDEEVPLDDGSDEEGKMVLSKKRLSLQSDDHPSVTDLPQETHQGQKSKKEVMSEIISKSKFYKAQRAKEREEDEHLVDKLDSDFASLAQTQALLSLTDSAKVKVNKNDSSAGLTGKEIFNKLKADTYEKLVKEMVMDQRARPSDRTKTPEEIAQEEKERLEKLEEERQKRMLGTADSSDEDDDNEDDKHMKLGNSKPISGDDLGDSFSLDESIGKKKGWVDEIYEREGRKIGDDAAASDDGESDDENASDDGADDEEDSEEDSSDNDFGNMSARDWEQSDDDEVDVGDDEMEDFKEKEQEINGKVVEKVAHNLKGESDVKPQVKDGSIPFVIDAPNDLKDLSSLLDGRSEAEIVEIISRIRTCNSIRLAAENRRKMQVFYGVLLQYFATLATQSPVKFRIIDTLVKPLIEMSGETPYFAAICARERLIHTRTRLCEDIKVPGKSSWPNLKTLLLLRLWSLIFPCSDFRHVVATPLLLLMCEYLMRCPIQSGRDVAVGSFLCSMVLVVTKESKKFCPEAVGFLQSLLVTSLKGKVGTHLHNQINDQFMELKTLKPWLSIHDQVHEVNPVNILEIVGMDPDAPYFSSDNFKAGVLLSVVECLRGFVIIHEGLCSFPEIFLPISSLLQEILERSELPDSLQDIFHEIIDLVKKISDEHHASREPLRMRKKKPEPIKQLNPKFEENYIKGLDYDPDRERAQMKKLRKRVKSEMKGAKRELQKDNYFLSAVKEKERMKRDEERAEMYGKAMAFLQEQESAFKSGQLGKGKGRKRRR, encoded by the exons ATGGCGAAGACGAAgcccatggcggcggcggcggcgggcgagaagaagaagagcaAAGGAAAGAAGAAGGGCAAGAACGGCCCGGCCAAGGTGGCCATGAAGGctcgcggcgcggcggcggaggagcggAGCAACCCGTTCGAGGCCATCTGGTCGCGCCGCAAGTTCGACGTGCTCGGCAAGAAGCGCAAGGGCGAGGAGCGGCGCGTATCGCGCTCCCGCTCCGAGGCCATCCGCAAG AGGGAGAACACGCTGCTCAAGGAGTTCATGGAGAGCGGCAAGTCGTCCGTGTTCCACGACCGGCGTATCGGCGAGAGGGACGACGCTCTGCCCGAGTTCGACAAGGCCATCCTTCGCCAGCAACGTGAGCGCTTG GCCAAGTTGAAACGAGAAAGCAAGTACAATCTATCTGATGACGATGAAGACGAAATCAATGTTCATAACATGCTCTCGGAAAAGGATGATTTTGATGAAGAGGTGCCTCTAGATGATGGGAGCGACGAGGAAG GTAAAATGGTCCTTTCAAAGAAGCGCTTATCTCTCCAAAGTGATGACCATCCTTCAGTGACTGATCTGCCCCAAGAAACACAT CAGGGGCAGAAGagcaagaaggaagttatgtcGGAGATCATTTCAAAGAGTAAATTTTATAAG GCCCAAAGAGCCAAGGAGAGGGAAGAGGATGAACATCTTGTGGACAAGTTAGACAGTGATTTTGCATCATTGGCCCAGACACAGGCGTTATTGTCCTTAACTGATTCAGCTAAGGTCAAGGTGAATAAAAATGATTCAAGTGCTGGCTTGACGGGGAAGGAGATTTTTAACAAG TTGAAGGCAGATACATATGAAAAACTGGTGAAAGAAATGGTGATGGATCAACGTGCTCGGCCTTCTGATAGAACTAAAACCCCAGAGGAAATAGCACAAGAAGAGAAAGAACGTCTTGAGAAGTTGGAG GAGGAACGCCAAAAAAGAATGCTTGGAACTGCTGATTCATCTGATGAGGACGATGACAACGAGGACGATAAGCACATGAAGCTAGGTAACTCAAAACCTATATCTGGAGATGATCTTGGTGATTCCTTCTCTTTGGATGAGTCAATAGGAAAGAAAAAGGGATGGGTTGATGAAATTTATGAAAGGGAAGGTAGAAAGATTGGTGATGATGCAGCAGCATCCGATGATGGAGAAAGCGATGATGAAAATGCTAGTGATGATGGggctgatgatgaagaagattcTGAAGAAGACTCCAGTGACAATGACTTTGGTAATATGTCTGCTAGAGATTGGGAacaaagtgatgatgatgaggttgaTGTAGGAGATGATGAAATGGAGGATTTCAAAGAGAAAGAACAAGAGATCAATGGCAAAGTGGTGGAAAAAGTTGCACACAATTTGAAAGGAGAATCTGATGTGAAACCACAGGTCAAGGATGGCAGTATTCCTTTTGTTATTGATGCACCAAATGACCTGAAAGATCTATCCTCTTTGCTAGATGGTCGTTCAGAAGCCGAAATAGTTGAGATTATTAGTCGTATACGCACTTGCAATTCAATAAGGCTTGCAGCTGAAAACCGAAGGAAAATGCAA GTTTTCTATGGTGTTCTTCTGCAGTACTTTGCAACTTTAGCTACCCAAAGTCCAGTGAAGTTCAGAATAATTGACACACTTGTTAAGCCTTTAATTGAGATGAGTGGAGAAACTCCATATTTTGCTGCCATCTGTGCAAGAGAACGACTTATTCATACACGTACCCGTCTATGCGAAGATATTAAGGTTCCAG GAAAGAGCAGCTGGCCAAATTTGAAGACATTACTTCTGCTGAGATTATGGTCTCTTATTTTTCCGTGCTCCGACTTCCGCCATGTTGTTGCAACTCCATTGCTTCTACTTATGTGCGAATATCTGATGCGGTGCCCTATACAATCTGGTCGAGATGTTGCTGTTGGTTCTTTCTTGTGTTCAATGGTGCTTGTG GTTACTAAAGAATCTAAAAAGTTCTGTCCTGAAGCAGTTGGCTTTCTGCAATCTCTTTTGGTAACATCTCTTAAAGGAAAAGTGGGAACTCATCTGCACAATCAG ATTAATGATCAATTTATGGAGCTCAAGACTTTAAAACCATGGCTCAGTATCCATGATCAAGTGCATGAGGTGAATCCAGTGAATATCCTAGAAATAGTTGGCATGGATCCTGACGCCCCTTATTTCTCATCTGATAACTTTAA GGCTGGTGTACTTTTATCTGTGGTAGAATGTTTAAGAGGTTTTGTTATTATACATGAAGGGCTATGCTCTTTCCCAGAAATCTTCCTTCCAATATCCTCTTTGCTGCAAGAAATTTTGGAGAGATCTGAGTTGCCTGACTCGTTACAAGACATTTTCCATGAAATCATTGACTTGGTTAAAAAGATTAGTGATGAACACCATGCTTCAAGAGAGCCCCTCCGAATGCGGAAGAAGAAGCCCGAaccaatcaagcaattgaatccAAAGTTCGAAGAGAA CTACATCAAGGGTCTTGATTATGATCCTGACCGAGAAAGGGCACAAATGAAAAAACTGAGGAAGCGTGTCAAGAGTGAGATGAAGGGGGCGAAGCGTGAGCTGCAAAAAGATAATTATTTCCTGTCTGCTGTGAAGGAGAAAGAGAGGATGAAGCGAGATGAAGAGAGAGCTGAGATGTATGGAAAAGCCATGGCGTTCCTTCAAGAACAGGAAAGTGCTTTCAAATCTGGACAACTGGGGAAAGGAAAGGGCAGGAAAAGGAGGCGTTGA
- the LOC8064526 gene encoding uncharacterized protein LOC8064526 produces the protein MGRRLPAAALCGGRAATRVRRKRVQRASSYASPSNIKLPAAALPGGGGGGKTGSAAAAGGGGGGGCYVNGNGALMVEVRRPAAGSGTTTVTGKKDGGGRRVMVLADGRAEAAGALQWALSQAVRSNDTVVLLAVAKTVARDAVSDSCVKMLGTKSQQHLAALRTVCESTRPEVKVETCAVEAEERAPAVVDAARRHGASLLVLGQRPRRHAVARWLQTLWRRRRSSRGSSGGGMVEYCIEHAPCVALAVRRRSSGGYLVSSKHHRDFWLLA, from the exons ATGGGCAGGAGGctgccggcggcggcgttgtGCGGTGGCCGGGCGGCGACGCGGGTGAGGAGGAAGCGGGTGCAGCGGGCGTCGTCCTACGCCTCGCCCTCCAATATTAAGCTCCCCGCCGCGGCActgcccggcggcggcggcggtggaaaGACCGgcagcgcagcagcagcaggaggaggaggaggaggaggctgctACGTCAATGGCAACGGCGCGCTGATGGTGGAAGTGCGCAGGCCTGCCGCCGGCTCTGGGACGACGACGGTGACCGGCAAGAAggacggcggcgggcggcgggtcATGGTGCTGGCGGACGGCCGCGCCGAGGCCGCCGGCGCGCTCCAGTGGGCGCTGTCGCAGGCCGTCCGGAGCAACGACACCGTCGTCCTCCTCGCCGTCGCCAAGACCGTCGCCCGAGACG CCGTCAGTGATTCTTGTGTCAAGATGCTGGGCACCAAGAGCCAGCAACACCTCGCCGCCTTGAGGACTGTCTGTGAATCAACAAGGCCAGAG GTGAAGGTGGAGACGTGCGCCGTGGAGGCGGAGGAGCGCGCGCCGGCGGTGGTGGACGCGGCCAGGCGGCACGGCGCGTCGCTGCTCGTGCTGGGCCAGCGCCCGCGGCGGCACGCGGTGGCAAGGTGGCTGCAGACGCTGTGGCGGCGCCGGCGCAGCAGCAGGGGCTCCTCCGGCGGCGGCATGGTGGAGTACTGCATCGAGCACGCGCCGTGCGTGGCGCTGGCCGTGCGCCGGAGGAGCTCCGGCGGCTACCTCGTCTCCAGCAAGCACCACAGGGACTTCTGGCTCCTCGCCTAG
- the LOC8064528 gene encoding ACT domain-containing protein ACR4 — MSTMDEGYGPTWDSDDEYDNFIRKMNPPRIVIDNESSAEATIVRVDSANEYGILLEVIQVMIDLNLVISKAYITSDGGWFMDVFNVTDKEGKKIKDEATLTQIEDYIRKSLGADSRYIPSRRRSVDVAAAADHNVIELTGTDRPGLLSEVSAVLASLKCNVVSAEIWTHNARAAAVMRVTDEDTRLAVTDTERLERIREKLSYLLRGGNLSRGAAMAVSSGTATTHTERRLHQMMLDDCDYEQLQQLAPGQSQRPNVTVRNWNDKDYSVVTIRCKDRPKLLFDTVCTLTDLQYVVFHANIDAKDNQAYQEFYVRHVNGSPMNTETERLRVIQCLEAAIERRVSEGVKLELCTNDKVGLLSEVTRIFRENSLTVTRAEVTTRGRMAVNTFYVRGSTGEDVDQKAIDSIRQAIGHSLQVKGQPEPQEAQKKESPTWFLFANLFRPRSLYSFGFMR; from the exons ATGTCCACCATGG ATGAAGGCTACGGCCCTACTTGGGACAGCGACGACGAATACGACAACTTCATACGCAAGATGAACCCGCCAAG GATCGTCATCGATAATGAGTCCTCAGCAGAGGCTACAATTGTGAGG GTAGATAGTGCAAATGAATATGGGATACTGCTGGAAGTGATCCAGGTCATGATTGATCTCAACCTTGTCATCAGCAAGGCGTATATAACCTCGGATGGTGGATGGTTCATGGATG TATTCAATGTGACCGATAAGGAAGggaagaagatcaaagatgaggcAACCCTCACACAGATTGAAGATTACATCAGAAAG TCCTTGGGTGCAGATTCAAGATACATTCCTTCCCGCCGGAGATCAGTAGACGTGGCCGCAGCAGCTGATCACAATGTCATCGAGCTGACAGGGACGGACAGGCCAGGCCTGCTCTCTGAAGTCAGCGCGGTGCTCGCGAGCCTCAAGTGCAACGTGGTCAGCGCCGAGATCTGGACACACAACGCCCGAGCTGCGGCCGTGATGCGAGTCACTGACGAGGACACCAGGCTGGCAGTCACAGACACCGAGAGGCTGGAGAGGATTAGGGAGAAGCTGTCGTACCTGCTCCGCGGAGGCAACCTCTCCCGGGGAGCCGCCATGGCGGTGTCGTCGGGGACTGCCACCACGCACACCGAGAGAAGGCTGCACCAGATGATGCTTGATGACTGCGACTATGAGCAGCTCCAGCAGCTAGCTCCGGGGCAGTCTCAGAGGCCTAATGTCACCGTGAGGAACTGGAACGACAAGGACTACTCGGTGGTGACTATCAGATGCAAGGACAGGCCCAAGCTTCTGTTCGACACGGTTTGCACTCTGACGGACCTGCAGTATGTTGTTTTCCATGCGAACATTGATGCCAAGGACAATCAGGCTTACCAG GAATTCTATGTAAGGCATGTGAATGGATCACCAATGAACACTGAAACTGAGAGATTGCGAGTCATCCAATGCCTTGAAGCAGCCATTGAGCGGAGGGTATCAGAG GGTGTCAAGCTTGAGCTGTGCACTAATGACAAGGTCGGGCTACTGTCCGAGGTCACCCGCATCTTCCGTGAGAACAGCCTGACTGTTACAAGAGCAGAGGTGACCACGAGGGGCAGGATGGCTGTGAACACATTCTACGTCCGTGGTTCCACGGGAGAGGATGTTGATCAGAAGGCAATAGACTCCATCAGGCAAGCCATAGGCCACAGCCTTCAGGTGAAAGGCCAGCCTGAGCCACAGGAGGCGCAGAAGAAAGAGTCCCCCACATGGTTCCTCTTTGCCAACTTGTTTCGGCCGAGGTCTCTCTACAGTTTCGGGTTCATGCGCTGA